The following DNA comes from Desulfobaculum xiamenense.
GTCGTAGGTGCTGCCCACGCCGTCGGCGGAAATGACGATGTAATCGGTACGGGTGCGAACCAGCAGCTCCATGAGCCGCTCGTCCAGCAGCAGGCTATTGGTCAGGAAGGATATGCTCCCGTCGTAGACCGAACGGGCGTGGTGGAGCATGCGGGCGAACTCCGGGTGCAGCAGGCATTCGCCCCGCCACGACAGGCGGATCGAATAAGGCCTGCGCCCCGCCACCTCGGCCATGACTCTCTCGAAGAGCGGAAAATCCATGAAACCGTGGGAAATGTCCTTGCGCACGGTCTGGAAGCACATGGGGCACGCAAGCTGGCACACGGAGCACGTCTCGATATCCACATGCTCCGGAAAGCGCGACACCCGACCAAGGCGCGGTAGCCACCTCCAGCGCAGACGATGCATGAGATATCCGGCGGGCCTGCGCTGCGTCAGCGCATAGTGCATCTCGCTGCGCAACGTCCCGGCATAGCTGATGTTCGGATCTATCTTGAAGGCCATAACATCCTCCACCTCACCGAAACAATTCACGTTATTTGCCACAGGCGATACGCCTCGACACAGGCGACACCTCTCACAACGCAAGCAACTTACATTCCCCCTTTCCAAACAGGCGCAATTGTCATGTGTTATATGACGAGCACAACAATCCTACAGTGTAACCCCGTGCCATGTGCCAGAAATGCAACGCTCAGACCGCCCACCACGCGGGGCCAAGGCGGTCCGGCTCCAGAAACGCGCGAAGGGTGTACTTGCCACTCGGCTCGTTGACGCGCTCGATGGCGAGCGGCGCGAAACCGGCCCGTTCGGCCATGATGGCCACGGACGCGCACGAGAAGACATGCAGATGCTCCACGAAAAACTCCTCGCGCCATGGGCCGTCGGCCAGCGCCGACACGCCGTCCGGCACTTCGAGGTACACGAAGCCACCGGGTGCGAGCTTCTCCCCTGCCGCGGCGAGCATCGCCACCGGGTCCGCCACATGTTCCAGCACCTTGTTGAAGGTAATGGCATCGAAGCCCTCAAGCCCCGGTAGCGTCAGAAAATCTCCGCACACGGCCAGCACCCCGGCCGCCTTTCGGGCATGGGCCACCAGCCGCTCGTCCGTGTCGAGGGCCATGCAGTTCCAGCCTGCCTGCCGCATGGCATGGGGAAACACGCCAAGGCCGGAGCCGACATCCAAAAGCCTCAAGGCCGCGCCCGAGGGGTCGCTGCTGCGATAACGTGCCTCCGCAAAGGAAATGATGCGCGCCACCCGCCACACGTTGTCGGACCGCTCCGGCGGCAGGGACACGATGCGCGTGAACGCCTCCTCCAGTCCCTTTTCGCCGCCGTAGGTCATGTCCACGTAGTCGCGCTCGTAGAGGTCCGAAATGTCCATGCGCATCCGCGCGAGGAAATGTCCGCAATACCCGCAAC
Coding sequences within:
- a CDS encoding methyltransferase domain-containing protein, yielding MTGVGHGLKCLCGGERFRREFLFDAPPDGETRFHFEGEYLREMWRCGYCGHFLARMRMDISDLYERDYVDMTYGGEKGLEEAFTRIVSLPPERSDNVWRVARIISFAEARYRSSDPSGAALRLLDVGSGLGVFPHAMRQAGWNCMALDTDERLVAHARKAAGVLAVCGDFLTLPGLEGFDAITFNKVLEHVADPVAMLAAAGEKLAPGGFVYLEVPDGVSALADGPWREEFFVEHLHVFSCASVAIMAERAGFAPLAIERVNEPSGKYTLRAFLEPDRLGPAWWAV